gggctgggggctgttctgtcccaggaggtgggggggggggaccacccagtgctgtacatcagccggaagctgtcggtccgcgagggcaggtacagcacgatcgaaaaggagtgcctcgccatcgaatgggtggtcctcgccctccgctactacctgctggggcgccctttcaccctctgttcagaccacgcacccctacagtggctccactgcatgaaggatgccaacacatggatcacctgttggtatctcgcactccaaccgtttaagttcaaggtggtccacaggccgggggcgcagatggtcgtggcagatttcctctcccgtcggggggggggggggggggggggggggggggagtcggctacaggctggacggctccccggcctgagtcaggcagtgggggtatgtggcagcgggggcgtggccaagcatcggtctgtgaatggagggcggagtcagggaaggtaagtggtggaatcattgcacctgatgggggattaacctgtgtttgtgtgtcttccccagtgaccgcaccctttaaaaggagaggagagcagagaaagggagctccccccaaccagaacacttgtgtgtgtgtgtgtgtgtgtgtgtgtgtgtgtgcgcgcgcgcgcagctgggaagtgataaaaggctgaaaagctaacaaTAAATAGTtcactgagaactcagttctggcctgccgtgcttctgtgctccacccacctggtccaatacttcaATGTTGTACATTGACATTATAGTATGACTGTATATTTTTGCATAATTGTGTACAATAGACATTGTTTACAGGCAAACAGAGAAAAGAAGAATGTTGTTTTCGGTCCAAGCCAATCGAGGTCAGCCCGGGTTACTTACATCACATACCTGATGCGATCAATGGGTATGATGCTGTACCCTGGGTGCACAGATTTTCTCGCCCAACATGTTGCTACTCTCGCAAAAACTAGCTAAAAATACCATCAATTAATTCTTCAGGTTCACCTATTGATGACAAAGATCACTGAAAACTTCTCCAGTTCTTTGATTTTGTAGTCATGGAAACTAGATTTTTCATGTTTGACTCgcaccttttcaaccaacagggaatgggttcttcaactggttccattcaggattctttgaaccttggtgccagctcgcAAACCAGTCTGTTATTTCACCAGTTTTGATCAGAGCCATTGTAATCAAGGTTACGTTGTGAACGGAGCGTGTTGCACAACAGGAGTAGACAGTAGTAGCAAGAAGGCAGAGCGCATTGATCACCTGCGAGCTTTTGTTctattattgcagatatttgttttcattccattttttatgTAGATATATCTTTTCCATTGCTGCTCtcagcttcctctccaaactaatgacacgcccactgatatcacggttcatgctggaaaaccagctatattttggtttcagctgggaaccaacctttcaggttctgaaccaatttatttttggttgaaatgctcggAACAGGTCAAAAGTCAGTGTGTGAACCAGAacggaacccattccctgttggtgggaaaggggaacccattccctgttggtgggaAAGTCCATTATAAGGAAACAAACACAAAATTCCATTTTGAGAACAAAATTTAATGGAAAACGGATGCATTTCCATTTTCAGAacaatgttacaaaaaataatttttcattTTCCAATTTTCGTTCCAGAATAGGAAATAGGTTGAGAAGAAGGTACATGGACTATTTAAGCAGGTACTGTATTTGGGAAACTTACTGGCTACTCatccaaaataataaataaataaaataaaaaaaaacaactttcaaaagtatatcatcttGTGCTGCATGTGTATTTTTCCCCCCAATCTTGATACACATTATATAATCAATATCAATTGTTTAATTTGCTTCTTACAGATCTGTAATGGCTAAACTGCTGGCGTACTGTCTGGAAAAACGTCAACAAATCTGAGCAAAGCATCCGCTATCATCTCCGATTCACATTCTCCTGGGTGTGATTCTTCTGATGCGCCCTGAAGCTGCCCAGATAAGTGAAGCCCTGATCGCAGATGCTGCAGTGGTACGGTTTctctcccgtgtgaatgcgcaggTGTGTTCGGAGCACGTCGGGCCGAGCGAACGTTTTTGTGCAGTAGGAGCAGCTGTAAGGTCGGTCTTTGGTGTGAATACGTTCATGCTGCTTCAGACCATACTGACGCAAGAAGGTCTTGCCACACACCGAGCAACGAAAAGAGCTCTTGTGCGTCCCTCCTATATGTGTTCGCTTGTGAGCAGAAAAAGTTGCCGGATGAGAAAATCCTTTCCCGCAGTGTTCGCAGAGGAACGGCTTTTCCCCCAGATGGGCCTGTTCATGCCAGCGGAGGTTAATTTTCTGTTTAAACATCATCTCGCAGTGGGAGCACTGGTACGATTTCTCACTCGAGTGCACTTTCTGGTGCTGCTTCAGAACCGTGATGGTGATGAAGCCTTTCTCACAGATGGAGCACATGTATGGTTTCTCTTTAGTGTGCACACGTTCGTGGACTTTAACGTGCATTTTGTGATAGAAACGTTTTTCGCAGTAGGAACACTGAAACGGTCGGTGACCCGTGTGTATGCTCTGATGACTTTTAAGGTTCCCTTTTGTTGTAAACCGATTGCCACATTCATCGCAGCAGAAAGGTTTTTCTCCACGGTGTGTTTTTGCGTGCTCTTTGAGGGCAGAGAGTGTAAGAAATCCTTTTCCACAAAGGGGACACATGTGAGACCTTGGCACTTTTTCCTTGAGGTTAGTTTTGTGTTTGTCAATGTGTCTCTTCAGAAATGCTGCAGAACTTAAAGACTTTCCACAGATATTGCAAAGTATGCACATTTTCTTTCGAGTTTCTTTTTCCTTTGGTTTGACGCTGGAGAATTTGTCTTCTTCCTCACTGAAACCACCTGAAAGaaatgtataaaaataaatagtgaGCAAGAGCCACCAGGTTTATCAAATCTGAAACCTGCGATTTTAAAAGTATTAATAAATAAAGATTCAAAGATCAACTACCCATCACCTTTCTGTCCCAGACTGAAGACACTGAGCTTGTAGGTTGTGAATTAAAGATCTCTGGGTCCCAAAGTAAAGACGCCATTACTATGTGCATAATGAGCATCCAAAGTGCGACCCTAGCTTACAGGCAAAAGGCCATAAACAGTCTAGACATACAGGTACAAGTCAAGATCAGAATATAAGAGTGGTCCAAGCCCAAGGTCTGCCACCTGGCACCCTAGAGACCTGAAGCATCAAGGTGTTATCATGACAGTGAACACCTAACTGAAAACCAAGAGACAGTTACTGCAACAGCACTGGAGATAATCAGAGTTTTACCAAATCCAAACATCAACTTCATATCTGGTAACAGGATTGTGTGGATGTACTGATAGAGACTTTTCTCTGATAATGCTTCAGTGAATCTGATGCCTGAAACAGGCAACTATGATGTGTGAGGCTGACCATAGAGCCACCTTTCCAAGGAACTACCCAGAAGCGCTTCCAACAGCGAGCTGGTTGGGTATCTTCTCAGGAGTCCAAGTTAGCCAAGGCAGAAGAACCATCACATGGGATATGGTTTAAACAGCCCATACTGGGGCCATTATTCAGTAAAGAAAGGCACAGACAGTGGTGGAAAGATGATGTACAGGACACTATCAAGTCATTGGAATGATGTCAAGCTGCCTATGAGGCAGCAATAATCAGAGACATTAGAGAGCTAGTGATGGTCAGGAGTTGATTGGTCCATATatgacagtgttgtagtcgagtcactaaacctcgagtccgagtcctgtctagagtccccagtgttcaagtccgagtcaagtccaagtcatttaagaAAATTGAGTCaaatctgagaacaagactccaaccgcaccatgtgacggtggctgttgccgcCTTTatctgaaagcgtctctgctactgtgtcggactaacgttactgcttgactgcctcattttagttaacaggctacagattaaaaagcttgttcattgctcagcaagccccgcccaccatcaacagggcaaataacatgagaaagggttaacactagctagttcatcgctcagcaagtcccgcccactatcaacagagcaatgagcacagcgtgtcacttccttctctgggtggagtctcgccaaatgacgattgaagttcgaggttgttcccgtcgtctcctcgatagttcttctacatatggaacacatagcagtgcattttttcccactgcacgagaagtctgtagaagcaaagcggacaatcctagcggcgtctctccaggcattttagcgccgttaatgttagtttgttcctgaacatgacgtatgaacaggtgaatgtgcttctcttgcacaaaattaatgtACTGTAGATATAaacataaatatcttatgccaacttattatggcatgttacaaaaaaataaagaaaaaatccgagtcctcgtctccagtttacaagtATGAATGCAGTTCAtgtacaagtccgagtcatcggtgctcaagtccaagtcacgagtccttaaaattagggcacgagtcggacttgagtactacaagcctgatatatGGTACAACTGATCGGGAACGTGACTGTGCGTTTATACCCGAAATTACATCACCCAAGTGGCACCACAAGGTGTTCAAGACAGAGATTCCTGAATGGTGGGAGCTGAGAGATGGAAAGGCAATATCATTTACAAAATAAACAATATCTAGGACACTGTTTAACGCTCCACATTGTTCCTGAATGTCTCAACTTTTACCAAAACAAATTCCTTGTACGTGTAAATGTCCCTGGTGAAAAAGTGATCTCTcactgtacagttttcagaaactGGAAAACGCTGTGGGGAAAAAGTCTGATAGGAGATGCTATACTGTATTATACTGTGATAATTTCAATAAAGCTAAAAAACAGGAGaaacttttttattttctgttCAGGTGGACATCTGGAACTTTTTAAAGTTTTCAATCAGTTCGAcacaatataataaaaataaagtgaATAAAAGCATCAATGATCTCAACTTACTTGAAGGATAAAGGTCTTCATCAGTATCGCCACGCTGTTCAGGCTCCTCAGCATGAACACTCCCATCATGCAGGTCTTCCTCCTGTGTGGTGTCTCCATTCATCTCCACCATGGCCCTGCAGTCCACCAGTGTCACTGAACACCTCAGTGGAGTGTGTATCGTGTGCTGTTCTTCACCGTTAAATGTTTTTAGTGGAGTGTGTGGTGAGGAGTGGGACTCTGTGGGGTTTGGATCACTGTATAAATGGACAGAGGTGCTGAGTTCATCCTCCTCACACTTAAATTCACGCTTATGTGGATCAAAACCAGGCCATTCAGCTGTGTGCTCAGAGACTCGCACTTCTGAGGGGTTTAGATCAGCTTTACACACAGAGTACAACGCTGGTGTCGATCCCATCACCTGCTGAGAGAAAAAATAAATCACGGAAATTATTTGGGattcaatgcttttttttttttaatcaattatGTTTGTGACAGATGTTTCTgtattctctctaacagcagctcggaCTGTAGCGCAAGTTTATATTAATACTCTTCTTCTGATACGGAATTGTTTCTAGAGCAACTCGTAAATATGTTGATCTTTTAGAATAAAAACAAATACGTAAACTAACCGAATGAGTAGCCGAATCTGTGGAAGGGCTTTAGAAAGTTGTAGTCCAACAGCTGTTTGATTTAACGGCCATTATGTTTTGATTTTATAATCGATGTAGGTATGTGGTCTAAATAGCCTATAGGGCTGATCTTCACAAGCACAATATCATGCAAGCTTATTCTATTGCCACATTATGTGCAAACACAATCATTGTTAATATGCTTAAAAGTTGAATGGAAAAGGTATTTCTTCAATCAAGTTCTTTATCGAGAAATGCATtaatgcaggggttttcaaagtgtgggagagtcagccccccctcaaagagcaaataaacaacagcgccccccctttacaatttttgttgttgctatacttaatgttccattcgtatttaaaaaaaaatggttgctgtacacatttattttttccttttacacattttaaacatctgtgcttttttaaaacatcttttttttacacattttaaacatctgtgctttttttttttaaaaaacatcttgttttacacattttaaacatctcatagcatcgttagctagcacctcttggcagacaacacactgtggcagtggagcatcttcagatccagtccataaaaatccaaactttaaataatcgtggttatacttccttctttttttgcttggcccagactctgtctcctcactcactgtagctttaggtactaaaaatccatccattttgtctctggcaaaggctagctgaagtttgctaaatgtctgcaatagtaacttataatggtttatttttcctcacgttgcgcccccctgaagaactctggcgccccctaggggaggcgtgccccacactttgaaaagccctgcattaATCTATTCAATGTCAATATcgcatgtgtgtatatgtgggGGGTGTAACTGGAGTTAATGAACAATATATTAACTGTTCATAAATGTTAGCGATGATCAATCAAGAGAATCCTTTAAATATGCAACCCGAAAgcaacagtcacactacagctcgcagtGAGTTTacaaatacttggcgatgaaaaatttgtATCATCACCACCAATTGTGTGATGCACTgcgaatgttctccgagcttcacAAGTTGGCTTTTTGGTGCCTCTCCACCTCGTGATGGGCAAAAATGTCACAAATTTGGTGGTGTTTTCATCGGGAAACTAAGTGGTaaatacttgcagatgggtttgggaaaacTTCCCGAAGCTCAGGGAAGCATGGCCACTAAATGCCTCATTTTCTCTGATAACCATTGTGAGCTGCAGTGTGACTGTAACCTGTGCGTCGCATCATGACCACAAACCTGGTTGGAAAGATTCAGCGCTTGACTGAGCCTCTCCTCGAGGTGGCGGACCGTTTTCCTGAGCTCACACACTTCAGCGTGAAGGTCCGAGATGTCGGCCATGGACAGATCGGTCCCGACCGACACCGTGCAGGAAAACAGAGGATTACAGGGCAGGTGGAGCTGCAGGACAGCGTCTCCTCCTCCatccacacactcctcctccaTCATGCTCCTCTACCTTCAGCGACACAGCAAGAATTCATTACCAGCACACATTTACTGCACAAAAATCACACGTTTACGTCAACGGGAGGTAAAAATCTGGAACAGAGAGCTGAAATTATGAAAGCCACTCCTGCAGAAAATAGATTTTAAACTCACAAACGCTAGAACATCCTGCCCTGGGTCTATTCCATCTTTAATTACTGAACTATCCTGATGCAGAACTTCAATCTGAACTCAGGCTGAAATGCACCAGAAGAGTGGAGAGCACTTTACTTTCATTAATGTGGATTTGGCTCAGAGTTTTAAACGCATTACAGCAAAAACCTGCCGCTTTCGCTCCCAACCTCATGGCCATTTCACTAACACTTCTCTTTCTCACCGTAAACGATGCTCAGCTCTTTTCCGTGTGGAACACCTTTCTATTTTAATAAATTACAGCCTCATGAACTCTATTTACatcccgcacacacacacagccagctcgGCCTGCTTTACTTCCGGGTCCGAGACGCAAAATGGCGCCACCTACAGGAAGAGTGAAGAAGTAACAAGACGAAACTGTGGTGCTTTCCTGTGCACCGCCGCTAGAtggtgctgcagacacgctgaatGGGCGGATCTCACAATCAAATCAGAAAACTTCTCAAAGTAAAAAAGTCATCAGCAAATTGTCTGACAAATTTCTCCCTGTTTTGATGTGTGACTCCCAGCCAGATATCACATcagcggttgtcgtgaacagttttgcgctcgggtttccatcggtgaaGAGTTTAcagcatcaacgaaactgacttcatgttaaaactgttaatgttatagtcatgttgtctgttgttgcccaaatgaggatgggttcccttttgagtctggttcctctcgaggtttcttcctcatgtcgtctgagggagtttttccttgccaccgtcgccacaggcttcatcattggggatagattagggataaaattagctcatgttttaagtcgttcaaattctgtaaagctgctttgcgacaatgtttattgttaaaagcgctttacaaataaacttgacttgatatcaCATCAGGACTGGTATATGTTcaaaatacatacatatatatatatatatatatatatatatatatatatatatatatatatatattatttaccagcttaaggtcggtccgtatcatgaaataccgtgactgaggtcttgaaaatactgaccttaagttggtaaataatatatttattttttatttaccaaattctaacagaaaatgagagcgcccgaaagggaaaccatatttagaacaaacctgattCAGATAGCGCTGGATACTTCTCTGGAAAGAC
The DNA window shown above is from Neoarius graeffei isolate fNeoGra1 chromosome 18, fNeoGra1.pri, whole genome shotgun sequence and carries:
- the LOC132866853 gene encoding zinc finger protein 501-like isoform X2, producing MMEEECVDGGGDAVLQLHLPCNPLFSCTVSVGTDLSMADISDLHAEVCELRKTVRHLEERLSQALNLSNQVMGSTPALYSVCKADLNPSEVRVSEHTAEWPGFDPHKREFKCEEDELSTSVHLYSDPNPTESHSSPHTPLKTFNGEEQHTIHTPLRCSVTLVDCRAMVEMNGDTTQEEDLHDGSVHAEEPEQRGDTDEDLYPSSGFSEEEDKFSSVKPKEKETRKKMCILCNICGKSLSSAAFLKRHIDKHKTNLKEKVPRSHMCPLCGKGFLTLSALKEHAKTHRGEKPFCCDECGNRFTTKGNLKSHQSIHTGHRPFQCSYCEKRFYHKMHVKVHERVHTKEKPYMCSICEKGFITITVLKQHQKVHSSEKSYQCSHCEMMFKQKINLRWHEQAHLGEKPFLCEHCGKGFSHPATFSAHKRTHIGGTHKSSFRCSVCGKTFLRQYGLKQHERIHTKDRPYSCSYCTKTFARPDVLRTHLRIHTGEKPYHCSICDQGFTYLGSFRAHQKNHTQENVNRR
- the LOC132866853 gene encoding zinc finger protein 883-like isoform X1; amino-acid sequence: MMEEECVDGGGDAVLQLHLPCNPLFSCTVSVGTDLSMADISDLHAEVCELRKTVRHLEERLSQALNLSNQQVMGSTPALYSVCKADLNPSEVRVSEHTAEWPGFDPHKREFKCEEDELSTSVHLYSDPNPTESHSSPHTPLKTFNGEEQHTIHTPLRCSVTLVDCRAMVEMNGDTTQEEDLHDGSVHAEEPEQRGDTDEDLYPSSGFSEEEDKFSSVKPKEKETRKKMCILCNICGKSLSSAAFLKRHIDKHKTNLKEKVPRSHMCPLCGKGFLTLSALKEHAKTHRGEKPFCCDECGNRFTTKGNLKSHQSIHTGHRPFQCSYCEKRFYHKMHVKVHERVHTKEKPYMCSICEKGFITITVLKQHQKVHSSEKSYQCSHCEMMFKQKINLRWHEQAHLGEKPFLCEHCGKGFSHPATFSAHKRTHIGGTHKSSFRCSVCGKTFLRQYGLKQHERIHTKDRPYSCSYCTKTFARPDVLRTHLRIHTGEKPYHCSICDQGFTYLGSFRAHQKNHTQENVNRR